The following coding sequences lie in one Spinacia oleracea cultivar Varoflay chromosome 1, BTI_SOV_V1, whole genome shotgun sequence genomic window:
- the LOC110803519 gene encoding RPM1-interacting protein 4 isoform X1 yields the protein MAQSKVPKFGAWEGGENYTVFFDNARKKKTNGQMINPNDPQDMADMFPQIGGPPPQAPKAEPKGQQSKTPEFGAWDNGENVGYTEYFESKRKTKNGEPTASTNEPQLNRDMHPRKDPPSKPEAARAKVPPFGGWENGGEGGYTQSFENVRKNNNKNGRTVTPEPSSDAPQLNRDVGEPAPAKEGRAKVPEFGGWNEGENGAYTAYFENARKNKNAGPVPDPAEVNNRARPSTGAGTKNKADDPQLRNNTSRGSNYSVATSEAPSRNGKQNTGGQSPIQQKAGRLQQKPPASRGSQTPERGTAIPAWGVWNTDPQQAEGFTGAFTRAKEERNTPLNSNAPQRYQQQHQRSQEEKKGCCFGWF from the exons ATGGCT CAGTCTAAAGTACCCAAGTTTGGTGCGTGGGAAGGTGGAGAAAACTACACAGTTTTCTTCGACAATGCACGAAAGAAGAAGACTAATGGACAGATGATAAACCCGAATGACCCTCAAGACATGGCTGATATGTTTCCACAAATCGGAGGTCCACCACCTCAGGCTCCTAAAGCCGAACCCAAAGGACAACAATCCAAAACCCCTGAATTTGGTGCCTGGGACAATGGAGAGAACGTTGGCTATACCGAGTATTTTGAAAGTAAAAGGAAAACCAAGAACGGTGAACCCACAGCGTCAACAAATGAGCCACAGCTGAACCGAGACATGCATCCTCGTAAGGATCCTCCATCTAAACCAGAAGCAGCACGGGCAAAGGTGCCACCGTTTGGTGGTTGGGAGAATGGAGGTGAAGGTGGTTATACCCAAAGCTTTGAAAATGTTAGgaagaataataataagaatggGCGTACTGTTACACCAGAACCTTCTTCTGACGCCCCTCAGTTGAACCGCGATGTAGGTGAGCCAGCTCCAGCTAAAGAGGGCCGTGCTAAGGTGCCTGAGTTTGGTGGTTGGAATGAGGGAGAAAATGGCGCATACACTGCTTATTTTGAAAATGCTCGGAAAAATAAGAACGCAGGGCCTGTGCCAGACCCTGCTGAGGTCAACAATAGAGCTCGGCCTTCTACTGGTGCTGGAACCAAAAATAAGGCAGATGATCCTCAGTtgagaaataatacaagtagaGGGTCTAACTATTCTGTGGCTACTTCTGAAGCTCCTTCCAGAAATGGAAAGCAGAACACAGGGGGCCAATCACCAATCCAGCAGAAAGCAGGCAGGCTTCAGCAAAAACCCCCAGCTAGCCGAGGAAGTCAAACT CCAGAGAGAGGGACAGCTATTCCAGCATGGGGTGTCTGGAACACTGATCCTCAGCAAGCTGAGGGTTTTACGGGTGCTTTCACAAGGGCTAAAGAGGAGAGGAACACGCCCCTTAACTCGAATGCTCCACAACGctatcaacaacaacatcagaGATCACAAGAGGAAAAG AAGGGATGTTGCTTTGGTTGGTTTTGA
- the LOC110803519 gene encoding RPM1-interacting protein 4 isoform X2 yields MASKVPKFGAWEGGENYTVFFDNARKKKTNGQMINPNDPQDMADMFPQIGGPPPQAPKAEPKGQQSKTPEFGAWDNGENVGYTEYFESKRKTKNGEPTASTNEPQLNRDMHPRKDPPSKPEAARAKVPPFGGWENGGEGGYTQSFENVRKNNNKNGRTVTPEPSSDAPQLNRDVGEPAPAKEGRAKVPEFGGWNEGENGAYTAYFENARKNKNAGPVPDPAEVNNRARPSTGAGTKNKADDPQLRNNTSRGSNYSVATSEAPSRNGKQNTGGQSPIQQKAGRLQQKPPASRGSQTPERGTAIPAWGVWNTDPQQAEGFTGAFTRAKEERNTPLNSNAPQRYQQQHQRSQEEKKGCCFGWF; encoded by the exons ATGGCT TCTAAAGTACCCAAGTTTGGTGCGTGGGAAGGTGGAGAAAACTACACAGTTTTCTTCGACAATGCACGAAAGAAGAAGACTAATGGACAGATGATAAACCCGAATGACCCTCAAGACATGGCTGATATGTTTCCACAAATCGGAGGTCCACCACCTCAGGCTCCTAAAGCCGAACCCAAAGGACAACAATCCAAAACCCCTGAATTTGGTGCCTGGGACAATGGAGAGAACGTTGGCTATACCGAGTATTTTGAAAGTAAAAGGAAAACCAAGAACGGTGAACCCACAGCGTCAACAAATGAGCCACAGCTGAACCGAGACATGCATCCTCGTAAGGATCCTCCATCTAAACCAGAAGCAGCACGGGCAAAGGTGCCACCGTTTGGTGGTTGGGAGAATGGAGGTGAAGGTGGTTATACCCAAAGCTTTGAAAATGTTAGgaagaataataataagaatggGCGTACTGTTACACCAGAACCTTCTTCTGACGCCCCTCAGTTGAACCGCGATGTAGGTGAGCCAGCTCCAGCTAAAGAGGGCCGTGCTAAGGTGCCTGAGTTTGGTGGTTGGAATGAGGGAGAAAATGGCGCATACACTGCTTATTTTGAAAATGCTCGGAAAAATAAGAACGCAGGGCCTGTGCCAGACCCTGCTGAGGTCAACAATAGAGCTCGGCCTTCTACTGGTGCTGGAACCAAAAATAAGGCAGATGATCCTCAGTtgagaaataatacaagtagaGGGTCTAACTATTCTGTGGCTACTTCTGAAGCTCCTTCCAGAAATGGAAAGCAGAACACAGGGGGCCAATCACCAATCCAGCAGAAAGCAGGCAGGCTTCAGCAAAAACCCCCAGCTAGCCGAGGAAGTCAAACT CCAGAGAGAGGGACAGCTATTCCAGCATGGGGTGTCTGGAACACTGATCCTCAGCAAGCTGAGGGTTTTACGGGTGCTTTCACAAGGGCTAAAGAGGAGAGGAACACGCCCCTTAACTCGAATGCTCCACAACGctatcaacaacaacatcagaGATCACAAGAGGAAAAG AAGGGATGTTGCTTTGGTTGGTTTTGA
- the LOC110803530 gene encoding 40S ribosomal protein S17, with product MGRVRTKTVKKSSRQVIEKYYSKMTLDFHTNKKVLEEVAIIPSKRLRNKIAGFSTHLMKRIQKGPVRGISLKLQEEERERRMDFVPDESAIKIDHIEVDKETIDMLASLGMADLPGVVQMVAEPAPVVAAAGGFGRGGGAGGARRY from the coding sequence ATGGGTCGAGTTCGCACAAAAACCGTGAAGAAGTCCTCACGCCAAGTGATTGAGAAGTACTACTCAAAGATGACATTGGATTTCCACACCAACAAGAAGGTTCTAGAAGAGGTGGCCATCATCCCATCAAAGAGGCTGCGCAACAAGATCGCAGGATTCTCCACCCATCTGATGAAACGAATCCAGAAGGGCCCAGTTCGTGGGATCTCGCTCAAGTTGcaggaagaagagagagaaagacgcATGGACTTCGTACCTGATGAATCCGCCATTAAAATCGACCACATCGAGGTTGATAAGGAGACCATTGATATGCTTGCTTCTCTTGGCATGGCTGATTTGCCCGGTGTTGTTCAGATGGTTGCTGAGCCAGCTCCTGTTGTTGCTGCCGCTGGTGGTTTTGGACGTGGTGGTGGTGCTGGTGGTGCCAGGAGGTACTGA